The Metarhizium brunneum chromosome 5, complete sequence sequence CGTCGTAACACGGGTGGGTATCGATGGTACCACCACCTTCCAAGCTCTGATGGCAATCTCATTCCTTTCCCCTCTCCCCAACCGTCGCAATCAGTAGCAGACGCACTACACCCTACTCCTCCTCATTCCTCCATGTCGATGTCCGCCTCCTCTCCGCCCGCAGTAGCCGCAGGTCAGGAACCGCACAATGATGCCGCAGAAGGACACCACGCCGCTGATAATAGCCTGCAGgatgccgccgatgccgctgACAATTGCCATGATGCAACTGCCTATCGTGGCGAAAATGGATTGAATCTAAAAAGGAGGCCGTCAGCTGCGCTCTTCACAAtaggaaaaaaagaaaagaagagaaaagtcCGACTCACGCAAGAGAGTATGCCGCCCATGGTGACAGTGGTAGATTTTGCAGAATGGATGCTTTCAGCAGCGTCAAAGTTGGGTATGTCTTCCAAAAGGCGATGGCTGGATTAGAAGGGAAGagtgaaaaaaagaaggcagGAAGCCGTCCGTCACGCAGGTACGAGCAAATGTTTTTATACCACGTCACTTACACCTCACCTCACCCAACCTCGTTCTGCCCAAGCAGCCCAAACACGCCGACTGCCGACTGACGTCAACCTCCGGGAAAACACCCGGCACAAGACCCCCAGATTTagaaacacaaaaaaaacaCGGGCATGggggggttttttttttctttttcgctATCCGTGTTCCAGGCCGGTGCATTCGCTCCGGGACTCGCCCAAACAGGCAGCTGTCAGCGGTTCAGGGGACGCGGCCGACCACTCAGCGTGCCGCGTTGCGTCGAGAAGCTTGTTTTGGGAAGTGCACATCAACCATGACGCCAGAGACTTGGCTCGTCCTGAACCGTTTGCAACAGGGAGCCGGGTGCGGGCACAGGTGATTGGCTTTCTTAGAGACCATGTCCCGTACGAAGAGGGGGCGGCGATGTGATGCACACCGTTTGGTGGCGCGCGTGGAAGAGGGAAGTGCGCCGTTACAGATTGTTCGACGGTCGCGGGCATGACGTCAGCACGCGGCAAACGGCGACATTGCGCATTGTCTCGCTGCGGTCGGAAAGACGGCCAAAAGGGCCTGCCTTGGATGTTTTCCATGTTTTGCACTTGCGGAGGAAATTGCGCGGCGGTTCTCTAGAGGCACAGACCCAGCTACTTGTAGGGTGCCAAAGACCAAAGGGGTCTATGGTAACCCTATCACTGCGTGGGTTACATCATATACCACACTCACGCTCGAAACCCCTggggcctttttttttttttttttttttttaccatTTGATGTATATCATTATTGGGAGATCTTCTAAAACTCAGGGCTAATGCGAATccctatgtacatacatatcaCGGATATCCTACTTCCAAATACGCGCCACCGATGCCATGGAGGCAAAATAAACACTCGTAAGAACCCGCCATGCAGAAATCCCGCTCGTAAGAGGAATGAAAGGGAGAAACAAAAACCAGCCAACGCCATCTATATGCCTGTACAGTCGTATGTCGCGGGGTGAATATATGTACTCGCTCGTTTACATGGTCCACTTAGGCCTTCCAGAACGTAAGCCAGCTTCTTCgcgtcgccatggccttcTGCATGTGCGCCCGACGGAGCATCTCCCTGTTCCTAGAGTCAAGAAGACCCAGCGCACTGTCGTCGTGGTACTGGTACTGGTACGGATACTGGTTGCCGCGAGGAACGTGTGGCCGCTCGTTGCGCATCATCTTGATGCGCTGCACCTTGCGCAGCTTGATCAGCCCGTACCAGCACACCATGATGGACGCGACGGTTGACATGCCCGTGACGGCGCCAAAGCCCCAGTTTGTTTCTTCGATGAAGTTCTCCAGGTTCATGCCGTACAGGCCGGCGAGGAAGGTGCCCATGGCGAGCCCGAGGGTTCCCACGCTGAATTTGAGGTCTAGCAGCATGAGTGCATTGCGGTTGGCGTCGAGAATGGCGCGGACGCTGTCGGCGTGTTAGCTACGTGCCTCTCCAAAGAGAGCAGGCCTTGTGCCACTTACATTTCCTCCGTGTTCCTGATTCCAGACACCAGGTTGCCGGCCTCTTGCACGATTTCGTCGGTGAGCTTGTGGTATGACTCCAGCAGCATTTCCACCTCGGTGTGGTCGTCTAGCCCCCTGTACAAGTCGTGTGTCTTCTCGGTCAAATACATGGCCGCTAGGTCGTCATCCGCCTCGAGGAGTTCCTCAATGGCGTCTCGGAccagcttggccttttgcTCAAACGTGCTCACTCGCTTCGACAAGATGAGGAGTATGCGCAGCTTGTCTCGGTCAATGTCGTCCTCTAGTTCGCTGAGAATGCGCATAACTGGTTCTCGCACGGCCTCGAAATCGGCTTCCATTTCCGACGTCACGGATGTCAACACAGCTTCCAGGGCACGGAACTCGTAGGGCAGGCTGTTGGAGCCTTGGGCCGTCTTTTGCTGCAGTTTCCCCTGCAAGTCATACATGAATGCAGACTGCGGATACGATGTCTTTGACCCATATACATCGAACAGGAGGACGCGGTCGTGCTTGATGAGGACCTTTAAGTGCAAAAGGTTAAGGAGAATAGCCGAGGGTCGGATGAGGATATGCGGCAGGTTGGAGGAGTCGATTTTTCGAAGATCTCGGGGGTTGAGCCcaaacttttttttttttcgtagTTAGCTATGCGCCTGAGAATGTTTGAGTGCCGTCATTGCCTTTACCTTTGCAATCAGCTCCGTCTTCTTAAACTCCCCATCCACGAGGATAACtttgccattctcatccaCTTCGGTGCATCGCAGCCGAGGCTCCAAagctgccttggccgccaaggcccgGCGACTAGTAAACATGGACGAGCCATGCTCAAAGTCGTCGTGGACTGGAAGGTCATCTGGCTTTAGCAGCTTGGGTCCCTTCTTGGCGCTCGTCCCCCAAAGCTTTTCCTGCCATGTAGGTTCGTTGCTTGATTTCGGCTCGAACAGCTTGCGCCCAGCTGCCGTGGTGCTAAATCCTAGCGAGGCCGATTTTGTTGGCGATCCGTTTCGGAGGGGATATTTGACGGCACGAAGACCAGAACCAACATGGCGCTGGCCCCCAGGCGTCGTCGGCAGTGAGCTGAATGATCTGGCGCCCAGGGAATTCAGGCTCCCCGACGCTCTCGCTCGTCGACACACTCGAGCGCCAGCAGCTACCAAGCTATTCGGGCGGCCGTGggccaagaaggcggcgTCGGACTGCAATTTCAAGAAGCGAAGGAGGTTGCGGGACGGAACTGGCGATGGCAAAGCTGGCTGCATCGCGGGCTGGTCTACCAACGAGATGATGCAGAAATCCAGGGGTCCAGCATCGGACGCGACGACAGCGGCGAGGGCTAGCCGTCAAAACCTGGAACGTTATCAGGATCTGCCGTGATGCAGTCGTCTCGTCCAGGTAGGAGAAATATGAGACTCGGTGGAAATTAATTTAGTACCTCGCAACATCGGAAATGCACGGGCTTAGCGcgtctctcttttttttttactggTTGGACGGCAgggggtcaactggtcctttTGGGCCCTTTTAGCCTGCGCATGTGCAGCCACCTGCCGATCCATTCAAACTCCTCCGTTCTAGACACACTTGACAGCATCGCAGTCATCTTGTACAGCTTCAATTGGCTTTTGGAACACCCTTCGTCTCAATCGAAAGCCGAGTATTTCGACGCACCTCCCACAAACGCCATGGCCTGAGCTCGGGCTTGCAGTTGCAAATTCCGACTCTGGGCTTTGTGAGAGGCAAACAATGGAGCATAATTTGCTCTCGGAAAATCGTCAACGTCGCGATGCTTCTGACTCCCGTGCACATAAGGGGCAAACGAAAGCGCGATCCGCCACCTACGCCGTCTTCCGTGGCTGCTGCAAACACAGACAAGGCGCCAAAGAAGATGAAAAGATCGCTTGCGTCCCTCCGCGCCAGCCGCCTATCTCGCCATCGCACAGTCCTGGAGTCTCTACCTGCCGAGCTGCTGGAAAGCATACTCTTGTACTCGGAAAATCTCTCGCTTCCTCGATCAAGTCACCTGATTGGTGCCAAACTCTCTGGCCGAGCTACGATGCTGCGACTGTTCATGCTGGCTTTCCACGACACCTGGAACCAGTGGTTTGGCATTCCCAAGACGCAGCTGCATGGGCCGAGACCAAAACAGAAAGAATGGGCGTTGTTTGATGGTGATGCCCTGTTTCAGGTGAGAATGGAATCATTGCCCTTGTGCAgcttttccttttccttcttttttaCCTTTGTTTTGGACGAGCATGGCATCTAACCGATGTTAGTCTGCAATGCTGGAACTGCCTTGGGTAGATGTCGACTTCATTCTTCAGGCACAACAAGCCTGGTCAGACAGATATGCTCGAGGCAGATGGTATCAACACAGCGTCCCATTTGAAGACGGCTACGATCAGCTGAATCACGACCACCAGGGTGGATTCGCGCACTTCCATGCCCATGACTGCTTCGAGGCAGACTACAAGCGAGCACTTCAATGGCCAGCCTTCAAAACCGAGGCCATGAGCTGGGGCACACACGACCTACACCCAAGGGCTCGCTTACCCGTGGATCTAATCACAGGCCCGTGGgacgaggaaaagaaacGGCGACTATTTTGGCTTGCCCGTGGCGGTTTTCAAATGGGCGGCGAGGGTCAGAATCCAGTCCCTTGGGAAATCAAGTTGAAATGTCTCGAAAATGCAGTCATCAATGCAGAAGAGCCCGATCCACTCATCATCAATTGTCTAATTGGGAATTGGATATTCCTAGATTTACCAGAAGACATTGTGCGGAAACACCTCATTAGTCTCGACAGACGTCTTGAATGGGGAGCCGATGAGCCTGCGAGCAGGGCTATTCTCCGACGAATACGAAATACCCTCGACATGTTTATGCAGCTTCCACAATACCATCACATGCCGGCTTGACGCACGGGACGAAACGTAACTCAGCTAGCATTGAGCTTTGTCAGCCGCTGCCAAGCAACAACAGGTCGACAACTCGCCTCTCTGACTCATGACGACTCATTCAGCCCATCCGAGGTAGCCGGAATGTGGTTGTGCGGCGGTCCCTATACTCAGTCGCTCGCCGGAGCGTGCTGGGGGTATCGTGTGATGTTCGCGTCCCACTCGCGTTATGCTCTCGGCATGCGCGCACAGCATCGATTACTCTGGCACTAATGACGCTGTATGGCTCACAATCTATCAGGCACCATCTCTTCATCCTATGTCCTGGGGGTGACGCCCCGCCTAGCCCAAGACTTCTCGCCGACGTGACTAACACGGCAAGGGGCTGAGACGGAAACACCTTCCAGACCGGCGGCAGACGTAACCAAGAGACCAGATTGAGAGGTTTGTAATGATTTTGGCCGAGGCATACGACTGGTCAACCACGTGTCGGGTTGTTTCCAGCGCACTGATTATGGCGGCATTCAATACGTTCAACTCGTCCGCAAGGCACACAGGTCAGCCAAGCGAGCAGACGCACCAACGCATTGATAAGGATTCAAGTGTGGCAAACAAATTGGCTATAGACCAGAGTATTATGTTGGGCTGAATGAGATGTATGGAAAGTGAAGAACGTCAAGATCTCCCTATCGCGAGCTACGGGTTCAATTTCCACCTCATCTTTGGCCATCTATCACGGATTTAAAATACCGCATAAAAGAGACGACCAGTCCACAATACTACACCATAGATTCATAGCAATGTACCAAGGTGAAAACTGGTCCACTACCAGAATGCAGACTCCTAGAATCTACGCAGAGAAAAAAAACGGCTTGGCCCGCCACAGAGGCAGCGAAACTACTAGCCGGACTGGATGGTCCTGATGGTCGGACAAGACGGCTTCACCAAGTGTCAACCCTGTCACGACGGCCTACGCCTCTGCCCGATCCAAGTCGGCTGCCTACAAGATGCAAGGACTCAGTAAATGCCAACTTATGCCCAGGAAAGATGCTGTCTGATGAAAAGTACCCCAAGGCTCCATCCAGAGCCCACGTAACGCTCCCAACATCTCGCCACGCAAGGAGTCAGCACCAAACCGCGATGCTAGTCACCATCTGGCTGACGCACCCGCATCCCAGGGCATCAGAGCgaacacaaaaaaaaaattggctCGTAGTATTGTCACGCTGACCTTGGCGCAAGTCACCACCGGTCCGCCGCACGCTCGTCTCACCCCGTCGTGAACTACACCAcccacgacgccgccaacATCTCACGCACACTCGAGGCATCACGATTCATCCGGCAATCAGGACTCTCTGTACAGAGTCAGAAATCGGCTGTTCCCACAGTTGAGCAGAGCATGACCTCTCCAGCTGCCAGGCTGCCGGGCTGCCGAACCAGGCCATGGCTGTGGTCAAGACCGACTCGAGCATAGAAAACAAGCTTCCTTTGTTCCTTCATCTCGACGAGTTGCACGCTGTTGGATCATTGCGTTCTCCACTGACTGACATGAACCATTTAGATGAATCCACTATTTACTTAATGCGGCAAGTTCGCAGACTTGAGCAGCACCTGACTGGTGATGGACAGCGCCGCATGTCTCAGTGACTCACTCGGGAGCAACGGAGGGAGGGACTTTTCCAGCCCACCTCCCCCCTTCCCGCCTTTCTGAACACTTGTCCAAGGCCAGCCAGGCTGGGCCTTTCGGCGTTTTCCGGAATCTTCACGATGCGTGGTGCGACCTTCTCCCGACCAGAGTGGCGGGATCCTCCCTTTGTGTAAGTCACACCACCTTTGAACGAATCAGTTGCAAAGTTGAGCCACTTGTTGCGCAAGGATTCTCAGATCGTACACGTCAAAAAGTAAAACGATATTTCAGGCAAGGGAATCAACTTTTTGTTTGAATTTCTCTTTTTGGCTCTTCTCCGCATGCCTCGGGACGAACCTCATCTACCAACCTTGAAGCTGGCAAAACAGGCCTCCCGTGGCTCGCGAGTGCCCACTATCTTCGAGGACTCTTCCAAGCTAGCTATTAGATTTCGCCATAGCGTCATCGCTCTCCTCGATCTGAAACATCTTCTGGTTCCTAGACCTCGACTTTCCACAATGTTTCTTTTTGGTGTCCCGGTCCGTTAATTCACATCAGCAGCACCAGATATGCCTGTCGAGGAGGTCGAGTGGGGTCATTATTTTAGTTGCATGCGAGCTTTTGTTTTGGTTTCAAAAGAGTCGTCAAGTTCATGTTGATTATTGTCTTCTTGGTTTGTTTGAACGTGTGCGAGGTTGCTTTGAGCGCCTATCTGGTGGTCGTCAAGAGTTCCTAGAGATACAAGTGGCTGTCGTGGCCCGGCCACTATTAATCGCGCTTCCTCTTTCGTCTTCGGCATATGCTGGCGTCCTGTACTTTGAAAGAAATCGCCGTAGAGGTGCCCTTGATTATCCCCTCCCAGAAAAAAATGAATGAAAATAGCAAACAAACCAAGATGCATGCATGAGTCTTCTAGTCGTACAAAGCCGCATCCGCCTGCCACCATGCTTCCCCTTCTTCTGCCCCTATCCATCACCACAGAATCAACCAAAACAAAAACCACTAAACCCCCACTTCCGCTTTCCGCATCAGTACGCCGTTCCTAGGATGATGCATGCTATATTAATGCGTTTTGCAGCCAATGTCCCTGGACGCCATCTGCAGGTTCTAtagaacaagaagatgagACGAATCCGCCCAAGGTTTTGTGGTATCAAAAAGCTCCGATTGGCAAATGACTCCCGTCCACCTCCGTCCTATGCCGAGTATATAACAAAGAGAACCCAGcaatataaaaaaaaatggcaaAACCAATAACAAAAAACAGCGATAAGCCTGGATGTTGCTGTCCAGACTATGATGAGCTTGCATGATGACTGTCATGCattctggtgttggtgtcCAGTCGCGTCAAGTTGTCGAGATTGCGCCACTAGTCGAGAAATGCTCCAATATCTCAGTTAAGAATACCATCCCATATGCCAGGTCCTCGCAGACTGATGGCGGGGTGAACGCTAGAAGTCTGATAGCCAGTAGCAGCTTCTGCAGAGCAGCACACTCGCTTTGCGTTGCGTCCAAAGGTGGGGTGGACGGGAACCTGCAGGTACGACTCCGAGGCGATGCCCCGGGAGCGCACAAGGGTGTCGGGCCATGAGGGTTTGGGAGACTCATAGCGGCAGCTGAGGATACCGCGAACATTTTCCTGCAGAGAATCGTCAATGGAAGGCGCACGACTTCGCTTAGAGCCAACCTTGGCTGTAGTGGGCGTAGCGTCCGCAGACACGTCGTGGTTGTGAAGATCCTGTAAAGCCCTTGCAGCATCCGATGCAGGATCACGGGCCATCTCGTCGAGCTCTCGCTCGCGTCTTGCCAGGGGAGTGTCGAGACATAGATCACCGAGTTTGGCAGTCTCTGGATCAATGTAGGACTCGGGTGAGGAGGCCAGGCAGTGCTCATCATAATCCTCGGGAACGGAGGGGACAGAGGGTTTCGAGCTCACCCGGTCATTCCAGAGCTTCGCTGCCCGGAATCGCGACGGCACACTGCAACGGCCAGTGCCGTTGTAGAGGGTCGCGCTAGCGAGGCTAGAAGCggaggagatggacgaggagcGAGAAGATCGTGAAGAATCCGAAACCATGGACTCGGGGGACGAGGCGGCTGACACTGAGTTGGCGAGAGACGATCGACGAGCTGGGCAGTACCCTAGCGGCGACGAAGTAACAGAGTAGGGAAAGCGATCGAGAGCTGTCTGTGCGGCGCTGACGGTATTGGCGTGGGCCATGGCAAGACCCATTGCATTGCTTTTTCCGAGAAGTTGGGATGCAACACTCACTGCAGGAGTGCAGAATCCGCTGGTCTGCGGAGTAAGGCGTGGAGTGGGCAAAAGAGTCAGAGCTGGTGCCAACCGACCAGGAGTGTACACGCTGCTAGATGAGGGCTCCATGACGGCCGGTGTGTTGGACATCTTTGGGGTCGGAGTAATATTGAAGCTGTCAAGAGCAGCTGGGCTGCGGGCCTCCTGAGGGAGGTTGAGGATGCTTCGGGGGGAGAGAGCACACAAGTCGCTAGCCGTGGCGCTGACGGGAGTGGTTGGAATGAGCCCATCAACATTGGTGAGCTCAGGCTCAAGTCTCAGAATGAGTTGCTTCCAGTCGGCGGACTGCTGGGCATATGTATGAGACCCGGCACCGGGTGAAGGGGGTGAAGGGGGCGGCGTGTATTTGAGGACAATCTCGGTCCAGCGCTGGAAAACTTCATCCGTGATGTGCAACTGCCAGTTGACGGCAAGAAGGAATGCAATCTCATTCTGATTTATCTCTTGGGTGTTGAGCCCAGAAATCTTGCTCCAAGCACGAGCCGAGTAGTTGCGGTCCTGAAGATACTTCGAGGCAAGAATGAGAGCTGCAAGAAACATGCGACGGCCACACTGCAAAGCACGATCCACATGTCTATCGTGGGGCTGCTCGGTAGTGAAGTTGTGCTTCGGGACGTGAGGCTTGATAAGAATAAGGTAGTACAGGGCTACCTGCAGCGTGGAGTAGCTGGTGCGTGAGCGCCGAAGTGTTTCTTGGATGAACGTGCGCAGAGGCAAGACAGCTTTGCTGCCGAGCTCACTGCGGCATACAACCGAGGACAGGGGCCAGATCGCTTCTACGATCTGGGTGGAAGAATCTGCGGAAAGGCTAAGCATTGGTTTAGTGAATCAAGAGGCAATAGTTGCCACCTACCAACAAGGCTGTCAACAAAGTTGACCTTGCGATCCGACTGTCGCACTAGAGCAGGAGGGCAACCTCCTCGGGCCGTACGGCAGCCCGCGGCGGTACGTCTGGGGTTTTGTCGCAACTCCGTCGGGACGGCCTCGGCATCCCGCTGGTGGAGTGAGCGGCGATGGTTGACAAGATTTTGGGTACTTGTAGCGGCACGTTTGGAGCGACAAAACGTGTCGCACGAGTCGGAATCGGACGTGTTGGCAGATATAGAGGAGTCGTCGGACGATTGGGAAGCGGTATCAGACCATACAGATGTTGTAGAGATGGAGGCCACAGAACTCATAGCAGAGCTGTACGGCGCATATTgagaggcagaggcgacGAAGGCGGGCGAATCATCCGCGTCGTACTTCATCTTGATTGAGGTGGTGGTAGTAAGGGTGGAGAACCGGCTTGAGTCGAAGTAAGTGTCAAGCCGAGTATCTATCGAGGTTCCAGTCGCCGTGAGGCTAAGTCAACCAATAAGATCGTGGGTTACCGTAGAGCAATTCGAGAAGTACCGTGGTCGAGTTACAACTAGCTCCAAGCAAACAGCATCAAACCAGCTGTCAGTGGGAGCAGAAATCCGGGGTGTAAAGAAAAGGCGGTTCACACAAGAGTGGCAACAGCTGACTTTACAACAAGGATCAGACCGGTAGACGAAGCGGAAACGGCGACTGGAGTGGTAAGAATATAACTTGCAAGAGGCATTGCGACAAATGCTTCTACAGACAAGTTGGTGGAGGAGGTGATGGGAGTCTTAAGCGACGACTACCATCGGCATGTAAGGAGGCAAGGCAAAAGACAGCGAGGAGTGGAGAGGGGGGAGAAGTCGTTTGAGGACGTATTCGTCGAGAGATGAATCAGAGTGGCGACACACGAGGTTTGCGGATGATGCACTCGACCGCGTCCGGTGACGATGAAGTCGTGCAGGGTTCGTCGCGCTTTGGGGGTGCGGGTGGACGAAATGCAGGAACAGTGGGTGATGCAGGTGATGCGGCTCAAAGGCGTGGATGAGTGTGCCTGGAATGGCGTATTTATCAAGGACGTCGTGCGCCGGTGATGTGACTCCTTCGACGTGGCCTGGGAGGCGAGGCACCGGAGGGAGCAGGGAGCAGTGACAACAGCGTCGAGCGTCAAGAGACCGTGACGGACGGGCTGGAGGCGACGGGGTGGAGTGGGTAATGGGTAATGGATGGGGCGAGGGTGGTCGAGTGAGTGGTCGGGTGCTTTGTGTGACTCGATCTGGGTTGGCGAGCGTGTCCAAGGTGTCCCCAGCAGTCCCAGGTGTCTGCGTGCGGTGCGGTGGCGACCGAGTCTTGCCGCGCGGGCCAAGTGGCAGCCAACGAGAGCGGACTTGGCGATTTCGGAGCGGCGAGGCAGTGACTGGACAGACGGGGGCCTTGCAGCCTAGAGAGTTCCAGCTGGACCgagcctaaaaaaaaatgacgGACTGCAGTGCCTCAGCCAAGATGTGGCGAAGACAAACTGACAGGGTGTGCGTGTGCTTCGGTGCTGAACTAAGCAGCCCGAGGGTTGGTGGGTGGTTGATGTGTGATGTGTTTGCGTGCCGCGCGGGCGTGGGCGCGAGGGCCGAATGATACTGCTGCGATTAAAAAGGCTAAGGGAGTGCAAGTCGAGCAACACAAAAACTTGGTCGTCAGTGATGGACTCGACAGTATCAACCGCGCCGTGCGATGCGTGTTGCTTCGGTCGTCCTCTGGAGAATGCCGCAAGGTACAAGTGAATGCCGCTGCGAGCGAAGAGAGACGAGACGGCTTGGTTGGTGGTGACGGCCTCGTGGTGTTGGCAACGTCGGGTGCGCTCGTCAAAGACAATAGTACAAGAATGGAAACAAATGGACGTGGAAACCCAGAAATCAGATTATTAGAATGCGCCGTGGAGTGGAGAGAAACCAGAGCAGACTGCGAGAGTCGCTGGCAACGTTTACAAGGCGTAGTTGAACTTCATCTTGACGTTGGAGTTCGATGGGGGAGAGAAAACAGACAGCTGATGCGAGGGCCAGTGGTTTTGAATGCTTGGCCAGACGAGATGGCCTCTCT is a genomic window containing:
- the pas1 gene encoding G1/S-specific cyclin pas1, whose amino-acid sequence is MKYDADDSPAFVASASQYAPYSSAMSSVASISTTSVWSDTASQSSDDSSISANTSDSDSCDTFCRSKRAATSTQNLVNHRRSLHQRDAEAVPTELRQNPRRTAAGCRTARGGCPPALVRQSDRKVNFVDSLVDSSTQIVEAIWPLSSVVCRSELGSKAVLPLRTFIQETLRRSRTSYSTLQVALYYLILIKPHVPKHNFTTEQPHDRHVDRALQCGRRMFLAALILASKYLQDRNYSARAWSKISGLNTQEINQNEIAFLLAVNWQLHITDEVFQRWTEIVLKYTPPPSPPSPGAGSHTYAQQSADWKQLILRLEPELTNVDGLIPTTPVSATASDLCALSPRSILNLPQEARSPAALDSFNITPTPKMSNTPAVMEPSSSSVYTPGRLAPALTLLPTPRLTPQTSGFCTPAVSVASQLLGKSNAMGLAMAHANTVSAAQTALDRFPYSVTSSPLGYCPARRSSLANSVSAASSPESMVSDSSRSSRSSSISSASSLASATLYNGTGRCSVPSRFRAAKLWNDRVSSKPSVPSVPEDYDEHCLASSPESYIDPETAKLGDLCLDTPLARRERELDEMARDPASDAARALQDLHNHDVSADATPTTAKVGSKRSRAPSIDDSLQENVRGILSCRYESPKPSWPDTLVRSRGIASESYLQVPVHPTFGRNAKRVCCSAEAATGYQTSSVHPAISLRGPGIWDGILN
- the MRS2_1 gene encoding Mitochondrial inner membrane magnesium transporter MRS2, encoding MQPALPSPVPSRNLLRFLKLQSDAAFLAHGRPNSLVAAGARVCRRARASGSLNSLGARSFSSLPTTPGGQRHVGSGLRAVKYPLRNGSPTKSASLGFSTTAAGRKLFEPKSSNEPTWQEKLWGTSAKKGPKLLKPDDLPVHDDFEHGSSMFTSRRALAAKAALEPRLRCTEVDENGKVILVDGEFKKTELIAKFGLNPRDLRKIDSSNLPHILIRPSAILLNLLHLKVLIKHDRVLLFDVYGSKTSYPQSAFMYDLQGKLQQKTAQGSNSLPYEFRALEAVLTSVTSEMEADFEAVREPVMRILSELEDDIDRDKLRILLILSKRVSTFEQKAKLVRDAIEELLEADDDLAAMYLTEKTHDLYRGLDDHTEVEMLLESYHKLTDEIVQEAGNLVSGIRNTEEIVRAILDANRNALMLLDLKFSVGTLGLAMGTFLAGLYGMNLENFIEETNWGFGAVTGMSTVASIMVCWYGLIKLRKVQRIKMMRNERPHVPRGNQYPYQYQYHDDSALGLLDSRNREMLRRAHMQKAMATRRSWLTFWKA